The Bacillus oleivorans genomic sequence TTGTAGAACAAGAACCCAATGGTACTAGCTACAACAATGAGTCCCATTGTCATTGCGAAAACATCGCCTTTTAGGAAGGCCATACCAGAAATTGTGATCAAAGCAATAGACGATACGCCTGCTGCCAATCCATCCAAACCATCGATTAAGTTAATCGCATTGGTTATGGCTACGATCCAAAAAATCGTAAGCGGAATACTCATAAAGCCAAATTGAATTTCTCCGCCAAATGGTAAGTTGATGAAATCAACTCTTACACCACCGAGAACAACTACAACCGCAGCTGCAATTTGCCCGAGCAATTTCCACTTCGCCGAAAGCTCAATCATATCATCCAAAAATCCAGTGATGATAATAATGACACTCCCGATTAGGATAGGTGCTGCGTAAACATCTTCTGGCTTTACGATGAGAACGCCGATGATAAAGCTTAAATATATCGCCAAGCCTCCGAGCCGAGGCATGATTTTTTGGTGAACTTTTCGTTGGTTCGGTTTATCTGTTGCTCCAATTTTTATCGCAAAACGTTTGACTAACGGTGTTAGAACGATCGAGGCAACAAAGCAAATTGCTAAGGTGACATAAACATCAACCATGATATACCTCCCTGATACTTAGCATATCCAAATGTATTTGTAATCATTTCGAAAGAATGTGCATAAACTGTTGTTATTTTGGTAAAACTCTTAAAGAATGTCAGCACTATAAACTATTTCATAGTACGGATCAGGCATATCCAATATGCTTCTCAATATTTACCAGTGTCTTTTTTGACACTCCTAATCGGTATTATAGCATGCTAGATTTAAAAATAGAATTCTATAATTTAAATTTAATATTTTTAAATTTTCATAAAAAAGGACAATTTCCACGTAGAAATATTCCCCTGATTATTTCCCCTTTTTGACTCATCCTTAAACCGCGCTATACCGAAAAATAAATTCCTCTTTAATAAGACGTTCGCGAACGAAATAAGTTGCAATTTTTTCTAGTTTGCTAGACGTGTAGTCAATACCTGCGTAATTTGGTATGATTATTCTTTAGAGAAACCTTTCAACAATAAGGAGCGGACATACATGATGCCCTTTTTAAAGAATACCAAGAATCAGCCAGAAAAAAAGTTAAAAAAGTATTACAAGCTTGTTACCGAAATAAATAATTTGGAACCAATAATTGCAAAGCTTTCGGACCAGCAGCTTCGGGATAAAACAATCGAATTTAAAGAAGCTCTGCAAAACGGCAAAACGATTTTCGATATCCAGGTGGAAGCATTTGCGGTTGTCCGGGAAGCCTCAAAGCGCGTCCTAAATATGCGACACTTTGATGTACAGCTGATCGGTGGTCTTGTATTAACCGAAGGCAATATTGCGGAAATGGCAACCGGAGAAGGTAAAACGTTAGTTGCTTCCCTGCCGAGTTATCTTCGAGCCCTAGAAGGTAAAGGGGTTCATGTTATTACAGTGAATGAATACCTAGCTCGCCGTGACCGTTCGATTATTGGTAAAATCCATGAGTTCCTCGGTCTAACAGTTGGTCTCAACCTTCCTATGATGGAAACCGATCAAAAACA encodes the following:
- a CDS encoding glycosyltransferase family 4 protein produces the protein MVDVYVTLAICFVASIVLTPLVKRFAIKIGATDKPNQRKVHQKIMPRLGGLAIYLSFIIGVLIVKPEDVYAAPILIGSVIIIITGFLDDMIELSAKWKLLGQIAAAVVVVLGGVRVDFINLPFGGEIQFGFMSIPLTIFWIVAITNAINLIDGLDGLAAGVSSIALITISGMAFLKGDVFAMTMGLIVVASTIGFLFYNFHPAKIFMGDTGALFLGYMIAVLSLLGFKNVTAISLIIPVIILGVPISDTLFAIIRRIVNKKPLSAPDKSHLHHCLLRLGFSHRQTVLLIYAMAAMFSLAAFIFSMSTMWGAVIVGFLILFAIEIVVELTGLVGKNYKPLLKMIRNR